The Platichthys flesus chromosome 17, fPlaFle2.1, whole genome shotgun sequence DNA window CAACAGACTTCAACACAACAGCGTTTTCTGTTAGTGCTCAGGAAGACAACAGAAACTCAAGTAACTCCACCATTCTTTGTGACCATTGCAAAAGCCATGCAAACCACTCTGTTTGTTTGCAAGGCTTTGGGGAAACAAATACATCTGAACCCACTAGTTCCAGCTTCCAGCCGTGTTGTGCTCTAGAGGCAACTTTGAATGTTCTCTTTTTATTAGCTTTGGAGGTTTTCGCCCCTGTCAGTTTTTTTGTCTGCTTGTTGTCAGCAagactacaaaaaaaaaactaaacttagTGAAAGGATGCCTTGtggttcagggaagaaccctCAGAGCACTATGTAGCATGTCTTGGGACTTCATCCCTGTAGGCGGTTTCGTCCCACTCAGGTGGAAGGGAAATAGATCTGTTTTTATCTGAATGCAGCAGTCCAGAAGAGTTTATGTGGGGCTATCTATAAGTTCAgatattgtgttgatgttggatCGGATATCATTGAGAAGAATGCCGGGCGTTGGCTGTTTTGTGTGGCTGTATGGCAGTCAAAACTTTATCCATACCTTCAGGAAGTGTCCGTTTCAGGTGTAGGCCTAATGAGGGTGTTGGTGAGCATACCTCTCCACCAAGCATGAAGGAAAAGGTAACAGCTTTAATTCATAAACAATGCCAGATATATGGCATTGGTAAACAATGGCTGTAAGCACGTGtaatatttcttaaaatgtcCGATAATAAACTGGACTGAGGAATGTTTTATGCGACTGCTTGTGTGACTCTATGTCAACCACATCATGGGAGTCCACCGTCTGTCAAGGGTTCTTGAAGTAAGATGTGTGCTCTGACCACTGAGCAAGaataaggaaatgaaaaaaaaagaagcatcttCAGGAAGCGATTTTTAAAAGACCTGCACCTGCTAACTGTTCAAATCACAAACTACACGCCGGATCCATTTCCCCCCCACATATTGTCTTTGTCAGTTTGAAGCCGGTACCACAGGTGTCACACTCCGTGGTTAAACAGTGGACTGCGGCTCTAGCTCCAGCAGCGCACTTGTAAAACAGGTTCGACGCATCCGCCACGTATCATTTCCTCTTTATAACCCCAGCTGTAACTTCCTGGTTAGAACACGCCGAGGCGAATTTTATTGTTCTACCCGTACTGAGCCACCAAATCGTGATCTTCGAGTTTTGATCGTCCAGCAGTGCAAAGCCGCCTTGTCGGGCCAGCAGCTGAGGGTTTCGGACTCCTCCGTTTCCCTGGTTGAAAAGTTACAACCGAATCAGAATCAGCAGAATTGGACACATCCAGCCTCGTGGAAAGGTGAGGGCAAGATAATTCACTGCAAGTTGATTGTGCTCTAGATTCATTTATAAACTACAGACAATCCAAGTGTTAGTCGCCTCGCCTGAGCTCAGTAGAGTTGCAAAGATATTCACAGATTCAGACTTCCCGGATCACTAAGTCATAAGCGAAACGTTGTTAAAGCAATAAAGTTGCATAATTGCCACCGTAGTAAGGTGGACAACGGGCCACAGGCCAGTGATCGTCAATATGAGTCGTCCTCCGTGATGGACATAGAACATTGGTGTCTATGTACAGCCTACTGCGGAAGCGTGCGCAGGGACCGTCTACAAAGTGTAACACCGAAAAGagatattacaaaaatattcaataaccTCATTGTAATACTGTATAGTCTCACCAAAATGACGTTACAGGTCCAGGAAGTCCCGCTGACTATGGTCATGGTCAAAGCCTGAAgctaaagcgaatatgtcctaAGCAGAAATATTATTGATATGGATATTGCTATAATGTTTAATAACATATTATGAGGGAATTTATCATTATTTACTGAAACATGAGATTTCCAGAACTATCATGTATCTGCCAGGaatatcctatttaatgtttcTCCAGCCAACCCaaaataattaatacattttttctgaagtttatttatatatatatatatatataaataaacttccGAAACTTCAGAAAACATTATtatgttttcttattatttcttattattgCATATATTAGAAATGGTTTATGTGTTTACAAACCCGATAATCATTCTGGTTGCATAACACCAAAGTGGCTCCATACAAGCACTTCACACATTACACCACTATTAAGTAGAGGAAAGTTTTGAAATTATAAAGAAATGGGCAGAAATTATGTTCActtagttttaaacaaacacatactATAGTTTATTTGGCTCTTAATGTTACATGCAGTTTAACAGTACCTTTGACAATGAGATTAGAATCTTAACTTGTGTGATGACTTTTGGCATTTGGCCTTTTCCCCATATGACtagggaataattcatagatcttgctgaaaaaaataatttaatctcAAAAGTAGCACCTGAGTAAATGTCTTTTCAGACTCAAGAAGTGATCTTTGAATTTCAATGTTAGTGGCATGATATAGTCCTTTTCAGCAACAGACTAGAGTGTCACAAGCTGCACGGAGTTTCACACCCTTAAAGATATCTGTTCCCTATTGCGCCCACATCACAgccttccaacaagtttcacTTTGGTGTAACCTTacttacaaacaaatacacatataaaaactaaaaaattaaGGGACAAGAGTTAAATTAAAACCTCTTTGGAGGAATTGCTACTATTTCCTACAGCGTTGCAATTAGATGTACACCTAGGTGTTGGGCTTTTCATTTACATTAGTTTGCATGTATTCAAATCAGAGAAACCTGCCTGCTTTGTTTTGTGATCTGTGCTTCTGACTCAGGTGGTCAAGTGGCATGCAAGTAGTCTTCCTGTGTCACtctgcagaaaacaacaaaaataaagaacaatgAACAGAGACAGTAGATTTCATCAATACATGGAAAACTTTCCTAATGTGCTCATTTCAATTAACAAAAGAGTAACGATGCCAATTATATTATAACAGATTCCATTATCTGATTTCACAAAATCGTACTCAACAATGGGGGTGCCCAGGAACCTCAAGATGGGGACCCTTTCCACGCAGTCCCCGTCCATGTATAGCGGATTGGTGTCTGTTCGGACTCTGTGGAAGTCTGTTGTGATTTCTTTGGTTTTTGACGAGTTCAGGACCAGATTGTTTTCAGAGCACTATGTAGCATGTTTGGGACTTCATTCCCTGTAGGCGGTTTCGTCCCACTCACGTGGGAGGTAAATAGGCCGTTTTTTATCTGAATGCAGCAGTCACGCAAGAGTTTATGTATGGCTATCTATAAGTTCAGATATCTTGTTGGTGATGGATCTGGCATCAATGAGAAGAATTAGGGTGTTGGCGgttttgtgtggctgtgtggcaGTCACAACATTATCCACACCTTCAAAAAGTGTCCGTTTCAGTTGTAGGCCTAATGAGGGTGTTGGTGAGCATACCTCTCCACCAAGCATGAAGGAAAAGGTAACAGCTTTAAGTCATAAACAATGCAAGATCTATGGCACTGGTAAACAATGGCTGTAAGCATGGGTAAAATTTCTTAAAATGGCCGATAATAAACTGGACTTAGGAATGTTTTTTGCGACTGCTTGTGTGACTCCATGTCAATCACATCATGGGAGTCCACCGTCTGTCAAGGGTTCTTGAAGTAAGATGTGTGCTCTGACCACTGAGCAAGaataaggaaatgaaaaaaaaagcatcttcAGGAGGAGACTTTAAAAGACCTGCACCTGCTAACTGTTCAAATCACAAACTAAACGCCGGatccattttttccccccacataTTGTCTTTGTCAGTTTTGAAGCCGGTGCCACAGGTTTCACACTCCATGTTTAAACAGTGTATGCGGCTCTAGCTCACTTGTAAAACAGGTTCGAAGCACCTGCCACATATCATTTCCTCTTTACTCCCCGAGCTGTAACTTCCTGGTTAGGGCACGCCGTGGAAAATTTTACTGTTCTACCCGTACTGAGCCAAATTGTGCTCTTCAAGTTTTGATCGTCCAGCAGTGCAAAGCCTCCTTGTCGGGCCAGCAGCTGAGGGTTTCGGACTCCTCCGTTTCCCTGGTTGAAAAGTTACAACCGAATCAGAATCAGCAGAATTGGAAACATCCAGCCCCGTTGAAAGGTGAGGGCAAGATTATTCAATGCAAGTTGATTGTGCTCTAGATTCATTTATAAACTTAAGACAATCCAAGTGTTAGTCGCCTCGCCTGAGTTCAGTAAAGTTGGAAAGATATTCACAGATTCAGACTTCCCGGATCACTAAGTCATAAGTGAAGTGAGTCGTCCTCCGTGATGGACATAGAACATTGGTGTCTATGTACAGCCTGCAGCGAAACAATGCGCAGGGACCGTCTACAAAGTGTAACAACGAAAAGagatattacaaatatatttaataaccTCAATGTAATACTGTATATTCTCACCAAAATCACGTCACAGGTCCAGGAAGTCCCGCTGACTATAGTCATGATCAAAGCCTGAAGCTAAAGCGAACATGTCCTAAGCAGAAATATTATTGATATGGATAttgttataatatttaataacataTTATGGGGgaaattatcattatttactGAAACATGAGTTTTCCAGAACTATCATGTATCTGCCAGGaatatcctatttaatgttcCTCCGGCCAaccaaaaataattaataaattatatatttattatatatatatatatatatatatatatatatatatatatatattagaaatGATTTTATGTGTTCACACATTGAACCACTATTAATGAGAGGAAAGTTTTGAAATTAAATAGAAATTGGGCAGAAATTATGTTCACTTAGTTTCAAAGAAACACATACTATAGTTTATTTGGCTCTTAATGTTACATGCAGTTTAACAGTACCTTTGACATGATGTCAACATTGTGatgatgttttcttcttttcttgcaGTTTCAAAATGGCTCCCATTTCCATGACTTCTTTTTTGCGGAACTTGCCTAAAGTGACCATTGTGCTGGCTGGGGTCACAGTGCTGTTTTTAATGTACTTTAGGTCTTTCCCATCTCCAAGATGTCACCCTTCCCCAAAATGGGCGACAGGGCATACAAACAAGTCACTGGTTGAAACCTCCCCGAGCACCATCGCAGCGACGAAGAAGCCTAACAAACCTATTGTGCTGCTTTGGTTTTGGCCTGATGACAAACAATTTGATTTTCAACTCTGCAAGGATTTAAACATCAACAGCTGCCAACTGACGGATGATAGATCCTTATACTCCGTAGCTAAGGCAGTTGTGATATTTCACAAAGCTATCAAAGATGACCTGTCCAATCTTCCCACCACGCCAAGGCCCAAATTCCAGAGGTGGATCTGGTTTAACATGGACCCACCCACCAACACACGCAAGATACCAGGCATCgaatctgtttttaatttaaccTTGAACTACAGGCGGGATGCAGACATCTCTGCTCGCTGGCAACTGACCTCCAAGAAGCAAATAGATAAGGAGTATGAGCTGCCTGAAAAAGATCTATTGGTTTGTTGGATTGCGAATGCATCTTACCTTAACACAAGCACAGAGGCTAGCTACAGCTACTACCGCGAGCTTGCAAAACACATAAAGGTAAACATCTTTGACAGCTTCTCTGCCAAGAACTTGAAGGGAGAGAACTATTTCCTAACTATTAGTAAATGCAAGTTCTTCCTTTCCTTCGAGGATTCAGTTCACCCAGATTACATCACAGAAACATTCAATGGTCCTCTTTCAGCAGGCACTGTACCAATTGCTTTGGGCCCACCTAGAAAAAACTATGAGACTTATTTCCCAAGTACTTCCTTCATACACATAAATGACTTCCCTGATGCCTTTGCACTTGCTGAGTATCTCCTCAAAATGGATGAGGATAATGCTGCTTATATGGAATACTTTCAATGGCGCCGATTCTATAATGTCAGACGCCATTTTAATGAGGAGAATCAAGAGTTTGCTCACGCTGTCTGTCAGGCATGTCGTCACATAGCCTTAACCAAAGAGTTTCGAGTTGTACGTGATCTCTACAAGTGGTACTTAATTTGATTCTCTTATTGTCATAGTGAACACAGTCTCACTATATTCTTGAGAATGTTATTATGacagttattgttttgttgttttctgttcctGTTTTAGTACTTGCCTTCAAGACAATAAGTACAGCATGGgtccctgctttattttaatgaatttaagGTATGACATAATTttctgtttgtaaatgttttcaaacagtTTGATGAAATTGTTTAATAATTGTGTGGCCTAatacaacatgtttgttttttatggcTGCCCTCACGGTTTTTCCCTacatttagatttcatttagattatttggcCTTGTTTAGATTTAGTTTCTTTCTGATTAATTGGTTGATTactggtttctttgtttta harbors:
- the LOC133972006 gene encoding 4-galactosyl-N-acetylglucosaminide 3-alpha-L-fucosyltransferase 9-like, which produces MAPISMTSFLRNLPKVTIVLAGVTVLFLMYFRSFPSPRCHPSPKWATGHTNKSLVETSPSTIAATKKPNKPIVLLWFWPDDKQFDFQLCKDLNINSCQLTDDRSLYSVAKAVVIFHKAIKDDLSNLPTTPRPKFQRWIWFNMDPPTNTRKIPGIESVFNLTLNYRRDADISARWQLTSKKQIDKEYELPEKDLLVCWIANASYLNTSTEASYSYYRELAKHIKVNIFDSFSAKNLKGENYFLTISKCKFFLSFEDSVHPDYITETFNGPLSAGTVPIALGPPRKNYETYFPSTSFIHINDFPDAFALAEYLLKMDEDNAAYMEYFQWRRFYNVRRHFNEENQEFAHAVCQACRHIALTKEFRVVRDLYKWYLI